One window from the genome of Terrimicrobium sacchariphilum encodes:
- the groES gene encoding co-chaperone GroES, whose translation MANVNIKPLGDRVLVHPLEEKEVKKGGIIIPDTAKEKPQEGEVVALGTGKRDEDGKLVEFTVKKGDKVLISKYGGTEVKIDGESYLIMREDDILGIIG comes from the coding sequence ATGGCCAACGTTAACATCAAACCTCTCGGCGACCGCGTGCTCGTGCACCCGCTCGAGGAGAAGGAAGTCAAGAAGGGCGGAATCATCATTCCCGACACCGCCAAAGAGAAGCCTCAGGAAGGCGAAGTCGTTGCCCTCGGCACCGGCAAGCGCGATGAGGACGGAAAGCTCGTGGAGTTCACCGTGAAGAAGGGCGACAAGGTCCTCATCTCCAAGTACGGCGGAACCGAAGTCAAAATCGACGGCGAAAGCTACCTGATCATGCGCGAGGACGACATCCTCGGCATCATTGGCTAA
- the groL gene encoding chaperonin GroEL (60 kDa chaperone family; promotes refolding of misfolded polypeptides especially under stressful conditions; forms two stacked rings of heptamers to form a barrel-shaped 14mer; ends can be capped by GroES; misfolded proteins enter the barrel where they are refolded when GroES binds) has product MAAKQLSFDEAARQSLLRGVEKLAKTVKATLGPSGRNVILDKKFGSPTITKDGVTVAKEIELEDPYENMGAQLVREVASKTSDIAGDGTTTATVLAEAIYREGLKNVTAGANPTSLQRGINKAVETIVAELGKIAKKVKDSSEIAQVATVSANWDATIGRIIADAMDKVGKDGTITVEEAKSIETSLDVVEGMQFDKGYLSPYFVTNAESLEAILENAYILIHEKKISSLKDLLPLLEKVAKSGKPLLIIAEDVEGEALATLVVNKLRGTLQVAAVKAPGFGDRRKAILEDIAVLTGGRLLTEDLGIKLENVSIEDLGRAKRVAIDKENTTIIEGEGKNSDIQGRVTQIRRQIEETTSDYDREKLQERLAKLAGGVAVINVGAATETEMKEKKARVEDALHATRAAVEEGIVPGGGVALIRAQKALDSLTLEGDEAIGANIVRRAIEQPLRTLADNAGKEGALIVQEVKKRKGNDGYNVATGDYEDLIKAGVVDPAKVTRSALQHAASISGLLLTTEALVTELPEKEKPAAPAPGGMGGMDY; this is encoded by the coding sequence ATGGCAGCTAAACAACTCTCTTTCGACGAAGCCGCTCGTCAGTCCCTGCTCCGCGGCGTCGAGAAACTCGCCAAGACCGTCAAGGCCACGCTTGGACCTTCCGGCCGCAACGTCATCCTCGACAAGAAATTCGGCAGCCCGACCATCACCAAGGACGGCGTGACCGTCGCCAAGGAAATCGAGCTCGAGGATCCCTACGAGAACATGGGCGCCCAGCTCGTTCGCGAGGTTGCTTCCAAGACCTCCGACATCGCCGGTGACGGTACCACCACGGCCACCGTTCTCGCCGAAGCGATCTATCGCGAAGGCCTCAAGAACGTGACCGCCGGCGCCAACCCGACCAGCCTCCAGCGCGGCATCAACAAGGCCGTCGAGACGATCGTTGCCGAGCTCGGCAAGATCGCCAAGAAGGTCAAGGACAGCTCCGAGATCGCCCAGGTTGCCACCGTTTCGGCCAACTGGGACGCCACCATCGGCCGGATCATCGCTGACGCGATGGACAAGGTCGGCAAGGACGGAACGATCACGGTTGAAGAAGCCAAGAGCATCGAGACCTCGCTCGACGTGGTCGAGGGCATGCAGTTCGACAAGGGCTATCTCTCGCCGTACTTCGTGACGAACGCGGAGAGCCTCGAGGCCATCCTCGAGAACGCCTACATCCTCATTCACGAGAAGAAGATCAGCAGTCTCAAGGACCTGCTCCCGCTTCTCGAGAAGGTGGCCAAGAGCGGCAAGCCGCTCCTTATCATCGCGGAAGACGTCGAGGGCGAAGCTCTCGCCACGCTCGTCGTCAACAAGCTCCGTGGCACGCTCCAGGTCGCAGCCGTCAAGGCTCCTGGCTTCGGTGATCGCCGCAAGGCCATCCTCGAAGACATCGCCGTCCTCACCGGCGGCCGTCTCCTCACGGAAGACCTCGGCATCAAGCTCGAGAACGTCTCGATCGAAGACCTCGGCCGTGCCAAGCGCGTCGCCATCGACAAGGAAAACACCACGATCATCGAGGGTGAAGGCAAGAACTCCGACATCCAGGGCCGCGTGACGCAGATCCGCCGCCAGATCGAGGAGACCACCAGCGACTACGATCGCGAGAAGCTCCAGGAGCGCCTCGCCAAGCTCGCCGGCGGCGTCGCCGTCATCAACGTCGGTGCAGCCACCGAGACCGAGATGAAGGAGAAGAAGGCCCGCGTCGAAGACGCCCTTCACGCCACCCGCGCTGCGGTGGAAGAAGGCATCGTCCCTGGCGGCGGTGTCGCTCTCATCCGCGCTCAGAAGGCTCTCGACTCGCTCACCCTCGAGGGTGACGAAGCGATCGGCGCGAACATCGTTCGCCGCGCCATCGAGCAGCCCCTCCGCACGCTGGCCGACAACGCCGGTAAGGAAGGCGCTCTCATCGTGCAGGAAGTCAAGAAGCGCAAGGGCAACGACGGTTACAACGTCGCGACTGGCGACTACGAGGACCTCATCAAGGCAGGCGTCGTCGACCCGGCCAAGGTGACCCGCAGTGCTCTCCAGCACGCCGCCTCCATCAGCGGTCTGCTCCTTACCACCGAGGCGCTCGTCACCGAGCTCCCGGAGAAGGAGAAGCCCGCAGCCCCGGCTCCCGGCGGCATGGGCGGCATGGACTACTAA
- a CDS encoding LysR family transcriptional regulator, protein MELRHLRIFAEVVKQGGFSAAAKTLGSTQSTVSKVIQQLEHDCGMPLLDRLPHGIKPTDAGEAVLQRARTMLAEQERLESELAARRGLETGCLRIGVPPLGSATIFAPLIAKYRKQHPGIRIDLLEEGSNRLESAVQSGEIEVGGTLLPAPESFAWQPVREEPMMALLPAGHPLWGRKSIEFFELDGDPCILFERGFALNAIIASACRKKGIELHEVARSSQAEFIIALVAAGLGIALLPRIIATSHGGVKAVLIEDSDLLWRLGLIWRQGPPLSRQAQNWVDLVRKHSSPAA, encoded by the coding sequence ATGGAGCTACGCCACCTGAGAATTTTTGCCGAGGTGGTGAAACAAGGCGGATTTTCCGCTGCGGCCAAGACCCTGGGCAGCACACAATCCACCGTGAGCAAGGTGATCCAGCAACTGGAGCATGATTGCGGAATGCCGCTCCTCGACCGCCTGCCCCATGGCATAAAACCGACAGACGCCGGGGAGGCGGTGCTTCAACGCGCCCGCACCATGCTGGCCGAGCAGGAGCGGCTGGAAAGCGAGCTCGCCGCCCGGCGCGGGCTGGAGACGGGCTGCCTGCGCATCGGGGTGCCGCCGCTGGGCAGCGCGACGATCTTTGCCCCACTGATTGCCAAATACCGGAAACAACATCCCGGCATCCGCATTGATTTGCTCGAAGAAGGCAGTAACCGGCTGGAAAGCGCAGTGCAGTCCGGCGAGATCGAGGTGGGCGGCACGCTGCTTCCCGCCCCCGAGTCCTTCGCATGGCAGCCGGTGCGGGAGGAACCCATGATGGCGCTGCTTCCTGCCGGGCACCCGCTCTGGGGGCGCAAAAGCATCGAGTTCTTCGAGCTGGATGGGGACCCGTGCATCCTCTTCGAGCGAGGTTTCGCGCTGAATGCCATCATCGCCTCCGCCTGCCGGAAAAAGGGCATCGAACTCCATGAGGTCGCGCGGAGTTCGCAGGCCGAGTTTATCATCGCCCTCGTGGCGGCGGGACTCGGTATTGCCTTGCTCCCGCGCATCATCGCCACCTCGCACGGCGGGGTGAAAGCCGTACTGATCGAGGATAGCGACCTTCTCTGGCGGCTCGGTTTGATCTGGCGGCAAGGCCCACCTCTCTCCCGTCAGGCACAGAACTGGGTGGACCTGGTGCGCAAGCATTCGTCGCCTGCGGCGTAA
- a CDS encoding CidA/LrgA family protein → MKLAIFKTCRTARWHLSRNWWLQALLFIAIWALGEAVVRQFSIPIPGSVLGMGALLAALELRWISVRWFRRGARGLLAHLLLFLTPAMLAVVNHRELISMTGLKLIVAVLIGTPLVMIGTAVVVEIGFRLQPIRER, encoded by the coding sequence ATGAAGCTCGCGATTTTCAAGACCTGCCGCACCGCTCGCTGGCATCTGAGCCGGAACTGGTGGCTGCAGGCCCTCCTCTTCATCGCCATCTGGGCGCTGGGCGAGGCGGTGGTCCGGCAGTTTTCCATTCCGATCCCTGGCAGTGTGCTGGGCATGGGGGCGCTGCTGGCCGCGCTGGAATTGCGCTGGATTTCGGTTCGCTGGTTTCGTCGCGGTGCGCGCGGGTTGCTCGCTCACCTTCTGCTTTTCCTGACTCCAGCCATGCTGGCGGTGGTGAACCATCGCGAACTCATCAGCATGACCGGGCTGAAGCTTATTGTCGCCGTGCTGATTGGCACCCCCCTCGTCATGATCGGCACGGCCGTCGTGGTGGAGATCGGGTTCCGACTTCAGCCCATCCGTGAACGCTGA
- a CDS encoding LrgB family protein gives MNAELQAVLWAAVTLGIYLAALRLYRACRVWWLSPLLVTWVLCGVLIVVFHTAYRDYLRGTSWLVSLIGPTTVAFAIPIHENRALIRKYWVLLLIGTVAGSAISFGSAWALAWLFHLSPEMQASLLPRSITTPFAMTVSQDLGGLPELTAAFTAITGLFGAAIGEGVMSWLPLRSSFARGAFFGMGAHGAGVAKAREIGEEEGAVAGLIMVFAGLLNVLAVVLFVHLRG, from the coding sequence GTGAACGCTGAACTCCAGGCCGTCCTTTGGGCGGCGGTTACGCTCGGGATTTATCTCGCCGCCTTGCGGCTTTACCGTGCGTGCCGCGTCTGGTGGCTGTCGCCCCTGCTTGTGACCTGGGTGCTCTGCGGCGTTTTGATCGTGGTTTTTCATACCGCCTATCGCGACTATCTGCGTGGCACGAGCTGGCTCGTTTCCCTCATCGGGCCGACCACGGTGGCGTTCGCCATTCCGATTCATGAAAACCGCGCCCTGATTCGCAAATACTGGGTGCTGCTTCTCATCGGCACGGTGGCGGGAAGCGCCATCTCATTTGGCTCAGCCTGGGCCTTGGCATGGCTGTTTCATCTCTCGCCCGAGATGCAGGCGAGTCTGCTGCCCCGCTCGATCACCACGCCTTTCGCTATGACGGTATCTCAGGATCTCGGCGGTTTGCCGGAGCTCACGGCGGCTTTCACCGCCATCACCGGTCTTTTTGGTGCCGCGATTGGCGAAGGCGTGATGAGCTGGCTGCCGCTACGCTCCTCGTTTGCCCGAGGTGCCTTCTTCGGCATGGGCGCTCACGGTGCAGGCGTGGCCAAGGCTCGCGAGATTGGTGAAGAGGAGGGCGCGGTCGCCGGTCTCATCATGGTCTTTGCGGGTCTGCTCAACGTGCTTGCGGTGGTGCTCTTCGTTCACCTTCGCGGCTAG
- the lon gene encoding endopeptidase La produces the protein MSTFPPLDLLSSAGDQPSGQEPGTGNNANAGKPAIPDTLSLLPLRGGVFFPGAVMPLTIEREATLKMLDETLPESKVLGVIAQRSEQTVEPSPADVYGIGTAVQVLKYIRQSEQSAIVIVQGLQRFAVQKYVLTFPYLRAEVRLLESILPVVGDKEAEAATNNLKQTGMELLSLNPEAPEQFRQILQSITDPGTLADFLSVNLTLDLPAKQALLEELDVKKRVAAVQSGLSAQLEIARIQQRLHQDVQAQFTDAQRRAYLREQVKAIQRELGEDETGAQEQTDELRQKLDEANLPAEVKEQTDRELKRLSSIPNASPEFSVIVSYLETVAELPWSKFSEDNLDLNRAQEILDRDHFGLTKVKRRIIEYLAVRKLNPTGRGPILCFLGPPGVGKTSLGQSIADALGRKFVRISLGGIRDEAEIRGHRRTYIGSMPGRIIQELRRAGTRNPVIMLDELDKVGTDFRGDPASALLEVLDPRQNHAFVDRYLDVPFDLSQVIFIATANYVEGIPAPLRDRMETIEIPGYTAREKQNIAAKYLVRRQLEENGLTPEQCAWEDAALAFVIDNYTREAGVRDLERQVGSVCRAVAAEVARGRQERITVTPELVQELLGPPRFVREEHLKTNAPGVVTGLAYTPVGGEVLYIEAAKFPGRGGVTLTGQLGDVMKESVQAAMSLVRSRATQLGINPTLFQENDIHVHVPAGAVPKDGPSAGIAMFTAIASLFLDKPVRSDVAMTGEVTLRGLVLPIGGLKEKSLAALRAGIKRVLIPELNRKDLSDIPEEVREAIEFVPVSTVDQVLEGALQ, from the coding sequence ATGAGCACATTTCCTCCTCTTGATCTTCTCTCCAGCGCTGGGGACCAGCCTTCCGGCCAGGAACCGGGAACCGGTAATAACGCAAACGCGGGCAAACCCGCCATTCCGGATACGCTCTCGCTGCTGCCTTTGCGCGGCGGGGTGTTTTTCCCGGGAGCCGTGATGCCGCTCACCATCGAGCGCGAAGCCACGCTGAAGATGCTCGACGAGACCCTGCCTGAGTCAAAGGTGCTCGGGGTCATCGCCCAACGCAGCGAACAGACCGTGGAGCCATCGCCCGCCGACGTCTACGGGATCGGCACTGCCGTGCAGGTGCTGAAATACATCCGCCAGAGCGAGCAGTCTGCCATCGTGATCGTGCAGGGATTGCAGCGTTTCGCGGTGCAGAAATATGTCCTGACCTTTCCCTATCTGCGTGCCGAGGTGCGGTTGCTGGAATCCATTCTTCCCGTTGTCGGGGACAAGGAGGCGGAGGCGGCGACGAACAATCTGAAACAAACCGGGATGGAACTCCTGAGCCTGAATCCGGAAGCACCCGAGCAGTTTCGCCAGATCCTCCAAAGCATCACGGACCCGGGCACGCTGGCCGACTTTCTGAGCGTCAATCTCACCCTCGATCTCCCGGCCAAGCAGGCCCTGCTCGAGGAACTCGACGTCAAAAAACGGGTCGCCGCCGTCCAGAGCGGGCTATCCGCCCAGCTCGAGATCGCCCGCATCCAGCAGCGGCTCCATCAGGACGTACAGGCACAGTTCACCGACGCCCAGCGCCGCGCCTACCTGCGCGAGCAGGTGAAGGCGATCCAGCGTGAGCTCGGCGAGGATGAGACCGGCGCACAGGAACAGACGGACGAACTCCGCCAGAAGCTCGATGAAGCCAACCTGCCTGCCGAGGTCAAGGAACAGACCGACCGCGAGTTGAAGCGGCTCTCGTCGATTCCGAACGCCAGTCCCGAATTTTCCGTGATCGTGAGTTACCTCGAAACGGTGGCGGAATTGCCGTGGAGCAAATTCAGCGAGGACAATCTCGATCTCAACCGGGCGCAGGAGATCCTCGATCGCGACCACTTTGGCCTGACCAAGGTGAAGCGCCGCATCATCGAGTACCTCGCCGTGCGGAAACTCAACCCGACCGGGCGCGGCCCGATCCTGTGCTTCCTCGGGCCTCCGGGCGTGGGCAAGACCAGCCTCGGCCAGTCCATCGCCGACGCGCTCGGGCGGAAGTTTGTCCGCATCAGCCTCGGCGGTATCCGCGATGAGGCGGAGATTCGCGGTCACCGCCGCACCTACATCGGGTCGATGCCGGGCCGCATCATTCAGGAGCTTCGCCGCGCGGGCACCCGCAATCCGGTGATCATGCTCGATGAACTCGACAAGGTCGGCACGGATTTCCGGGGCGACCCGGCCAGCGCCCTGCTGGAGGTCCTCGATCCTCGCCAGAACCATGCTTTTGTGGATCGGTATCTCGACGTGCCCTTTGACCTCTCGCAGGTGATTTTCATCGCTACGGCAAACTATGTTGAGGGCATTCCCGCCCCGCTGCGGGATCGCATGGAGACGATCGAGATTCCCGGCTATACGGCCCGCGAGAAACAGAACATCGCGGCCAAATACCTGGTGCGCCGCCAGCTCGAGGAAAACGGCCTTACGCCGGAGCAATGCGCATGGGAGGATGCCGCGCTCGCCTTTGTCATCGACAACTACACCCGCGAGGCTGGAGTGCGCGACCTTGAGCGGCAGGTCGGCTCGGTCTGCCGGGCCGTCGCTGCGGAGGTGGCGCGTGGCAGGCAGGAGCGCATCACGGTCACGCCCGAGCTCGTACAGGAGTTGCTCGGCCCGCCGCGCTTCGTTCGCGAGGAACATCTGAAAACCAACGCGCCCGGCGTGGTGACGGGACTAGCCTATACCCCGGTGGGCGGCGAGGTGCTGTACATCGAAGCGGCGAAGTTTCCCGGACGTGGCGGTGTCACGCTCACCGGCCAGCTCGGCGATGTGATGAAGGAATCCGTGCAGGCCGCGATGAGCCTCGTGCGTTCGCGCGCAACGCAACTCGGGATCAATCCGACGCTTTTCCAGGAAAACGACATCCACGTGCACGTCCCGGCCGGGGCGGTGCCAAAGGACGGCCCGTCGGCGGGTATCGCGATGTTTACCGCGATTGCCTCGCTATTCCTCGACAAGCCGGTGCGTTCCGATGTCGCGATGACCGGCGAGGTCACCTTGCGCGGACTGGTGTTGCCGATCGGAGGGTTGAAGGAAAAGAGCCTCGCGGCGCTGCGGGCGGGCATCAAGCGGGTGCTTATTCCGGAGTTGAACCGCAAGGATCTGTCGGACATTCCCGAGGAAGTGCGCGAAGCGATCGAGTTCGTTCCCGTCTCGACCGTCGACCAGGTACTGGAAGGGGCGCTGCAGTAG
- a CDS encoding Hsp20/alpha crystallin family protein — MGDLNSLKLRWLHGQLLDAASRHLATFSHVPHSAAWQPAVNAYRCDRCVRICVDLAGVDKSEIDLTIEPGRLRIRGRRSLPEPAAPHGKAVQVLAMEIDYGPFERDVLLPAGVDVSRVTAEQKNGLLWIDLPLS; from the coding sequence ATGGGCGATCTGAACAGCCTGAAACTTCGCTGGCTTCACGGCCAGCTTCTCGACGCAGCCTCGCGTCACCTCGCAACCTTTTCCCATGTCCCCCACTCCGCCGCCTGGCAGCCTGCGGTCAACGCCTATCGGTGCGACAGGTGTGTCCGCATCTGCGTCGACCTGGCCGGAGTGGACAAATCGGAAATCGACCTGACCATCGAGCCGGGCCGTCTGCGCATCCGGGGACGCAGATCGTTGCCGGAACCCGCTGCGCCGCATGGGAAAGCCGTGCAGGTGCTGGCGATGGAAATCGACTACGGGCCGTTCGAGCGTGATGTCCTCCTCCCGGCGGGGGTCGACGTCAGCCGGGTGACGGCGGAACAGAAAAATGGCCTCCTTTGGATCGATCTGCCCCTGTCATGA